A region from the Desulfomarina profundi genome encodes:
- the rpmE gene encoding 50S ribosomal protein L31 yields MKNDIHPEYHKIKATCACGSEFEIGSVLDEMKVEICSACHPFFTGKQKLVDTAGRIEKFKQRYAKHYAEKEKGKQ; encoded by the coding sequence ATGAAAAATGATATACATCCTGAATATCATAAGATAAAGGCAACATGTGCCTGCGGCAGTGAATTTGAAATTGGTTCAGTTCTGGATGAGATGAAAGTTGAGATCTGCTCCGCCTGCCATCCATTTTTTACAGGCAAGCAAAAGCTTGTGGATACTGCCGGACGTATCGAGAAGTTTAAACAGCGTTATGCAAAACACTATGCGGAGAAAGAAAAAGGAAAACAATAA
- the prmC gene encoding peptide chain release factor N(5)-glutamine methyltransferase, whose product MHINELLRAGTVALEKADVVSPGTDARVLLQHCLGKNRIELLLHGDENVEESRESFYFKCIARRVNHEPVAYILGQCEFWSLPFNLTNDVLIPRPETEFLLDRVLTIANKENLTRGRILDLCCGSGVISVVLARETGQRILAVDISPEALAVAAMNRDDHALTSRIDLLCSDLCSALCRKTRFSLIVTNPPYVSTSAIQYSLEKDVAGFEPHLALDGGEKGLDVIGRIRAVMPLMLLPGGEIFMEIGADQGEAVENIFLENETVLPGFVQVKIITDYAGLDRVLYAQLEY is encoded by the coding sequence ATGCATATAAATGAACTTCTCCGGGCCGGTACTGTCGCATTGGAAAAAGCCGACGTTGTTTCTCCTGGAACCGATGCACGGGTATTACTTCAACACTGTCTCGGTAAAAACCGGATTGAGCTCCTGCTTCATGGGGATGAAAATGTAGAGGAAAGCCGGGAATCGTTCTACTTCAAATGTATTGCCAGGCGTGTGAACCATGAGCCTGTTGCCTATATTCTCGGACAGTGTGAATTCTGGTCTCTACCTTTCAACCTGACAAATGATGTACTGATTCCCCGTCCCGAGACGGAATTTCTTCTCGACAGAGTATTGACCATAGCCAATAAAGAGAACCTGACGAGGGGAAGAATCCTGGATCTCTGTTGTGGAAGTGGAGTTATCAGTGTTGTTCTTGCCAGAGAAACCGGACAGCGTATCCTGGCTGTGGATATTTCTCCTGAGGCATTGGCTGTAGCCGCAATGAACAGGGATGATCATGCTCTTACTTCCCGCATCGATCTGCTCTGTTCTGATCTGTGTTCTGCTCTCTGCCGAAAAACCAGGTTTTCTTTGATTGTCACCAATCCTCCTTATGTCAGCACTTCAGCAATACAATACAGTCTGGAAAAAGATGTTGCCGGTTTTGAGCCTCACCTGGCCCTTGACGGCGGAGAAAAAGGGTTGGATGTTATAGGGAGAATCAGAGCCGTTATGCCCCTGATGCTTCTACCCGGTGGTGAAATATTTATGGAAATCGGAGCCGACCAGGGTGAGGCTGTCGAGAATATTTTTCTTGAAAATGAAACAGTTTTGCCCGGATTTGTTCAAGTAAAAATTATCACCGATTATGCGGGGCTTGATAGAGTACTTTACGCACAATTGGAATATTGA
- the prfA gene encoding peptide chain release factor 1 has product MFEKFADLEEKISHLEGRLSDPELVTNQKEYQKVVREHAHLTKLNGIYSEYRHVQQELENNKILLQDDEEDPEIKELARLEIEELEEKERKLDQEIKLILLPKDPNDEKNTFLEIRAGTGGDEAALFVGDLFRMYCRFAESMGWKVEIMSSNPLGIGGFKEIIALIKGEQVYSKLKYESGVHRVQRVPETETQGRIHTSAVTVAILPEADEVELNLDMSELKIDVFRASGPGGQSVNTTDSAVRITHLPTGVVVSCQDEKSQHKNKAKALTVLRARILDQLEREHHDKISQDRKSQVGSGDRSERIRTYNFPQGRITDHRINLTLYKLEAVIGGKLEEIIYPLIAHDQAEKLKAIQ; this is encoded by the coding sequence ATGTTTGAAAAATTTGCTGATCTGGAAGAAAAGATTTCACATCTTGAAGGTCGTCTGTCTGACCCTGAACTCGTGACGAATCAGAAAGAGTACCAGAAGGTTGTCCGGGAGCATGCACATCTGACAAAGTTGAACGGGATCTATTCAGAATACAGGCACGTTCAGCAGGAGTTGGAAAATAATAAGATTTTACTGCAGGATGATGAAGAGGATCCGGAAATAAAGGAGCTTGCCAGGCTCGAAATTGAAGAGCTTGAAGAGAAGGAAAGAAAGCTTGATCAGGAAATTAAACTCATCCTTCTCCCCAAGGATCCCAATGATGAAAAAAATACCTTCCTGGAAATCCGTGCCGGAACGGGTGGGGATGAGGCAGCTCTTTTTGTGGGAGATCTTTTCAGGATGTACTGCCGTTTTGCTGAAAGCATGGGATGGAAAGTTGAGATAATGAGCTCAAACCCTCTTGGCATTGGTGGTTTCAAGGAAATTATAGCCCTTATAAAGGGTGAACAGGTCTACTCGAAGCTCAAGTATGAAAGTGGTGTTCACAGGGTACAGAGAGTACCGGAGACTGAGACCCAGGGCAGGATTCATACCTCTGCGGTAACAGTTGCAATATTGCCCGAAGCTGATGAGGTTGAGCTGAATCTTGACATGTCTGAACTCAAAATAGATGTATTTCGTGCATCAGGTCCCGGTGGACAGTCAGTTAATACTACGGATTCCGCGGTTCGAATCACCCATCTGCCGACGGGTGTGGTTGTCTCCTGCCAAGATGAAAAATCCCAGCATAAAAACAAGGCCAAGGCATTGACTGTCCTTCGTGCCCGCATTCTTGATCAGCTGGAAAGGGAACACCACGACAAGATATCCCAGGATCGTAAAAGCCAGGTGGGCAGCGGAGATCGCAGCGAGAGAATACGAACGTACAATTTTCCCCAAGGACGTATAACAGATCACAGGATCAATCTGACTCTTTATAAACTCGAAGCAGTTATCGGTGGGAAGCTCGAAGAAATAATTTATCCTCTCATAGCCCATGATCAGGCGGAAAAGCTGAAAGCCATTCAATAG